A genomic region of Archangium lipolyticum contains the following coding sequences:
- a CDS encoding sensor histidine kinase, whose translation MEVTAHERLCRNLRRTARLQGGIVLLVGLVVLVAWLLDIPSLKGLRPGLPTMKVNTALCFMFSGSALVLVGFSRSSAFKRWAVRVGAGLVILISGATFAQYVFEVDLGIDQLLVSDPILGVELGHPGRMAPNTAVCFFLIGISLLSIELKTRVVGWPSQYLAALAGVISLVCFVGYVYGLREFTGISRYAQMAVHTTVCFLLLSMGVFFARPDRGFMKVVTHSGLGGVLSRWLLPPAFILPILLAGLVLAGYREDAYSLPFAVALIATVNVLTFAGLVWGAAFSLDREEARRLRTEEERIRLVEREQAARAEAEAQQRERARAEAAEREARNAVRTREEVLAVVSHDLKNPLGSISLTVQLLRRLIPEGEVGERMRNHTGTIERSVQRMDRLIRDLLDMASLEAGRLKLDLGQYAVDDLVREGLVLLEPLAIQKRIELRTWLPRERCRVSCDRDRLFQVLSNLVGNALKFTPEGGRVTVEVECGEEFVRFCVRDTGPGISAEALPHLFQPFWQAEGTGKKGTGLGLFITRGLVQAHGGSVGVESEEGQGSTFSFTLPRASHSAERERTPEPPVH comes from the coding sequence ATGGAGGTGACTGCCCACGAACGTCTGTGCCGGAACCTGCGAAGGACCGCACGGCTTCAGGGCGGCATCGTCCTGCTGGTGGGGCTGGTGGTGCTCGTCGCGTGGTTGCTGGACATCCCCTCGCTCAAGGGGCTGCGGCCGGGCCTGCCGACGATGAAGGTCAACACGGCCCTGTGCTTCATGTTCTCCGGGAGCGCGCTGGTGCTGGTGGGCTTCTCCCGCTCCAGCGCCTTCAAGCGGTGGGCGGTGCGGGTCGGCGCGGGGCTCGTCATCCTCATCTCGGGGGCGACGTTCGCCCAGTACGTCTTCGAGGTGGACCTTGGCATCGACCAGCTTCTCGTGAGCGACCCCATCCTCGGCGTGGAGCTCGGCCATCCGGGGCGCATGGCTCCCAATACCGCCGTCTGCTTCTTCCTCATCGGCATTTCGCTCCTCAGCATCGAGCTGAAGACGCGGGTGGTCGGCTGGCCCTCGCAGTACCTCGCCGCGCTCGCGGGCGTCATCTCGCTGGTGTGCTTCGTGGGCTATGTCTACGGGCTGCGGGAGTTCACCGGCATCAGCCGCTACGCGCAGATGGCGGTGCACACCACGGTGTGTTTCCTGCTGCTGTCCATGGGGGTCTTCTTCGCCCGTCCGGACCGCGGCTTCATGAAGGTCGTCACCCACTCGGGCCTGGGCGGGGTGCTGTCACGCTGGTTGCTGCCGCCCGCGTTCATCCTCCCCATCCTCCTGGCCGGGCTGGTGCTCGCGGGCTACCGGGAGGACGCCTACTCACTGCCTTTCGCCGTGGCGCTCATCGCCACGGTGAACGTCCTCACCTTCGCCGGGCTGGTATGGGGGGCCGCGTTCTCGCTGGACCGGGAGGAGGCCCGGCGCCTGCGTACCGAGGAGGAGCGGATCCGCCTCGTGGAACGGGAGCAGGCCGCGCGTGCCGAGGCCGAGGCCCAGCAGCGTGAGCGTGCCCGGGCCGAGGCCGCCGAGCGGGAAGCGCGCAACGCGGTCCGCACCCGCGAGGAGGTGCTGGCCGTGGTGAGCCATGACCTGAAGAACCCCCTGGGCAGCATCTCCCTGACGGTCCAGCTCCTGCGCCGGCTCATCCCCGAGGGCGAGGTGGGTGAGCGGATGCGCAACCACACGGGGACCATCGAGCGCTCGGTGCAGCGGATGGACCGGCTCATCCGGGACCTGCTGGACATGGCCAGCCTCGAGGCGGGCCGGCTGAAGCTGGACCTCGGGCAGTACGCGGTGGACGACCTGGTGCGCGAAGGCCTGGTGCTGCTCGAGCCGCTGGCCATCCAGAAGCGGATCGAATTGCGGACGTGGCTGCCCCGGGAGCGTTGCCGGGTGAGCTGCGATCGGGACCGCCTCTTCCAGGTGCTGTCCAACCTGGTGGGCAATGCCCTCAAGTTCACTCCTGAGGGCGGGCGGGTGACGGTGGAGGTGGAGTGCGGGGAGGAGTTCGTGCGCTTCTGCGTACGCGACACCGGCCCGGGCATCTCCGCCGAGGCCCTGCCCCACCTCTTCCAGCCTTTCTGGCAGGCGGAGGGGACGGGGAAGAAGGGCACGGGGCTCGGTCTCTTCATCACGCGGGGCCTCGTCCAGGCCCATGGCGGCTCGGTGGGGGTGGAGAGCGAGGAGGGGCAGGGGAGCACCTTCTCCTTCACGTTGCCCCGGGCATCCCACTCCGCCGAGCGGGAGCGGACCCCCGAGCCTCCCGTGCACTGA